The following coding sequences lie in one Peribacillus frigoritolerans genomic window:
- a CDS encoding dihydroorotase, which yields MKTVIKNGVLLDNQNSFKKADIEMEGKVITKIGENLATENCNVVDAEGLLITSGFVDLHVHLREPGGEHKETIASGTLAAARGGFTTVAAMPNTRPVPDTVENLEALNRKIEETAHVRVLPYASITIREAGKELTDFSSLKQTGAFAFTDDGVGIQEAGMMLEAMKRAAAQDMAIVAHCEDNSLINKGSVHEGRFSKEQGINGIPSVCEAVHIARDILLAEAADCHYHVCHISTKESVRTVRDAKRAGIRVTAEVTPHHLLLCEDDIPGLDTNYKMNPPLRGREDRDALIEGLLDGTIDFIATDHAPHAAEEKAQGMQLAPFGIVGLETAFPLLYTELVKKGVITLKQLIDFMTIKPSESFSLPYGELKEGATADIVLIDLETEREINAEEFASKGKNTPFNEKKCYGWPVMTIAEGKIAWEKGRVQG from the coding sequence ATGAAAACAGTAATCAAAAATGGAGTATTGCTAGATAATCAAAACTCATTCAAAAAAGCGGACATTGAAATGGAAGGCAAGGTTATCACAAAAATCGGCGAGAACTTGGCAACGGAAAATTGTAACGTAGTTGACGCTGAAGGGTTACTTATTACATCAGGATTTGTTGACCTGCATGTCCATCTACGTGAACCGGGCGGTGAACATAAAGAAACAATCGCAAGCGGGACACTTGCAGCGGCAAGAGGCGGTTTCACTACGGTAGCGGCGATGCCGAATACAAGGCCAGTTCCTGATACAGTGGAGAACCTTGAGGCGCTTAACAGGAAGATTGAAGAAACGGCTCATGTCAGGGTACTCCCATATGCATCCATTACGATAAGGGAAGCAGGCAAGGAGCTGACTGACTTTTCTTCATTAAAACAAACGGGTGCTTTCGCCTTTACGGACGATGGCGTAGGAATTCAAGAAGCCGGGATGATGCTGGAAGCGATGAAACGGGCAGCCGCTCAAGATATGGCCATAGTTGCTCATTGTGAAGACAATAGCTTAATCAATAAAGGCTCCGTCCATGAAGGAAGATTCTCAAAAGAACAGGGGATCAATGGAATTCCGTCCGTATGTGAAGCTGTACATATTGCCCGGGATATCCTTCTTGCCGAAGCGGCGGACTGCCATTATCACGTGTGCCATATATCTACTAAGGAATCGGTAAGGACGGTAAGGGATGCAAAACGTGCAGGTATCCGAGTTACAGCCGAAGTTACACCGCATCACTTATTATTGTGTGAAGATGATATACCGGGACTTGATACGAATTATAAAATGAACCCGCCATTAAGGGGCCGTGAAGATCGGGACGCGTTGATTGAAGGACTGCTTGACGGAACCATCGATTTTATAGCAACAGACCATGCCCCGCATGCGGCAGAGGAAAAGGCACAGGGGATGCAGCTGGCTCCTTTCGGAATAGTAGGATTGGAAACGGCCTTCCCACTGCTTTACACCGAATTGGTTAAAAAGGGCGTCATAACATTAAAGCAATTGATCGATTTCATGACAATTAAACCATCTGAAAGTTTCTCCCTTCCTTATGGAGAGCTAAAAGAAGGTGCTACGGCGGATATCGTGCTCATCGATTTGGAAACGGAAAGAGAAATCAATGCTGAAGAGTTTGCTTCAAAAGGGAAAAATACACCTTTTAATGAAAAGAAATGTTATGGCTGGCCAGTCATGACGATTGCAGAAGGAAAAATAGCTTGGGAAAAAGGACGTGTTCAAGGATGA
- the pyrE gene encoding orotate phosphoribosyltransferase yields the protein MLNNKIAEHLLEIKAVYLQPNDPFTWASGIQSPIYCDNRLTLSYPEVRNEIAEGLKGLIEQHFPEAELIAGTATAGIPHAAWVSEKLNAPMCYVRSKAKEHGKGNQIEGRAVPGQKVVVVEDLISTGGSVITAVNALKEAGCDVLGVVSIFTYELEKGKEKFDAEGIINHSLSDYSTLIKVANEKGYITEDELEKLKKWRENPADTAWISA from the coding sequence ATGTTAAATAATAAGATAGCTGAACATCTTTTGGAAATAAAAGCAGTGTACCTACAGCCGAATGACCCATTTACTTGGGCATCTGGAATTCAATCACCCATTTATTGTGACAACCGCTTAACCCTTTCATACCCAGAGGTTCGCAATGAAATAGCGGAAGGATTGAAAGGATTGATTGAACAGCACTTCCCTGAGGCTGAACTGATTGCAGGCACAGCAACTGCCGGCATTCCGCATGCAGCTTGGGTGAGTGAAAAATTAAATGCACCGATGTGCTATGTTCGATCCAAAGCCAAGGAGCACGGAAAGGGCAATCAAATCGAAGGCCGCGCCGTTCCAGGACAAAAAGTGGTGGTTGTGGAAGACTTGATTTCAACCGGCGGAAGTGTAATTACTGCTGTTAACGCGCTGAAGGAAGCAGGATGTGATGTTCTAGGAGTCGTTTCGATCTTTACTTATGAATTGGAAAAGGGAAAAGAAAAATTCGATGCTGAGGGCATTATTAACCATTCGTTGAGTGACTACTCGACTTTAATAAAAGTCGCTAATGAAAAAGGGTACATCACGGAAGATGAATTGGAAAAGCTAAAAAAATGGCGGGAGAATCCTGCTGATACAGCTTGGATTTCAGCATGA
- a CDS encoding Rqc2 family fibronectin-binding protein: MSFDGLFTKAMTEEIASILKGGRINKVHQPYKNEVILVIRAGGKNHKLLLSAHPSYSRVQMTEESYENPKEAPMFCMLLRKHLEGYTIENIYQYELDRMIIFEVKGRNELGDVSQKQLIIEIMGRHSNIVLVDKERNMILDSIKHVSHAVNSYRAILPGQEYKAPPAQEKNNPFDATEDNIRKNIDFNAGKLDRQLVANFSGVSPLVAKEAVYRAGLANSTTLPSAFLSIIQEISEQKYAATIKQDGNKEVFYMLSLQHLTGNQRTFSSLSEMLDRYYFGKAERDRVKQKSQDVERFITNEIEKNSKKIGKLERTLKDTERGEQYQLFGELLTANLYQMKKGMKEIEVVNYYDEDQSMVTIPLDPLKNPSDNAQKYFSRYQKSKNAVGVVQEQIEKTKLELAYFEALHQQLQSASPRDIEEIREELQEEGYIRQKKKKGMKKPANAKPQLETYYATDGDLIFVGKNNKQNDYLTNKFARRDEIWLHTKDIPGSHVVIRNEAPSEETIKEAAVLAAFFSKAKQSSSVPVDFTQVRHVKKPNGSKPGFVIYEQQQTVYITPDADTVIRLKEAVKE, from the coding sequence ATGTCATTTGATGGATTATTTACGAAAGCGATGACGGAAGAAATCGCTTCTATATTAAAAGGTGGACGAATCAATAAGGTACATCAGCCTTATAAAAATGAAGTAATACTGGTTATTCGTGCTGGAGGTAAGAACCATAAGCTCTTATTGTCAGCCCACCCAAGTTATTCGAGGGTGCAAATGACCGAGGAAAGCTATGAAAATCCCAAAGAAGCACCCATGTTCTGCATGCTTCTTAGGAAGCACCTCGAAGGCTACACGATAGAAAATATTTATCAATATGAACTTGATAGGATGATCATTTTTGAAGTGAAGGGCCGCAATGAGCTTGGTGATGTCTCCCAAAAGCAGTTAATCATCGAAATCATGGGGCGTCACAGCAACATTGTTTTAGTCGATAAAGAACGGAATATGATTTTGGACAGCATTAAGCATGTTTCACATGCAGTAAACAGTTATCGGGCGATATTGCCCGGCCAGGAATATAAGGCTCCACCCGCACAAGAAAAGAATAATCCCTTCGATGCTACCGAGGACAATATCAGGAAGAATATCGACTTCAATGCAGGAAAGCTGGATCGACAGCTTGTTGCCAATTTTTCCGGAGTTTCGCCATTAGTTGCAAAGGAAGCCGTCTACCGGGCTGGACTTGCCAACAGCACGACCCTTCCTTCAGCATTTTTAAGTATTATCCAGGAAATCTCGGAGCAGAAGTATGCCGCCACGATCAAACAAGATGGAAATAAAGAAGTTTTTTATATGCTTTCACTACAGCATCTGACTGGCAATCAACGTACGTTTTCTTCATTGAGCGAGATGCTCGACCGCTATTACTTCGGAAAGGCAGAAAGAGATCGGGTTAAGCAAAAGAGCCAGGATGTAGAACGTTTCATTACGAATGAAATCGAAAAGAACTCAAAAAAAATCGGGAAGCTCGAACGTACATTAAAAGATACGGAACGCGGGGAACAGTATCAGTTGTTCGGTGAGCTGCTTACAGCTAATCTATATCAAATGAAAAAAGGCATGAAGGAAATAGAAGTCGTCAATTATTATGATGAAGATCAAAGTATGGTCACCATCCCGCTTGACCCTTTAAAAAATCCATCAGATAATGCACAAAAGTACTTCTCCAGATACCAAAAGTCCAAAAATGCAGTCGGAGTCGTCCAGGAACAAATCGAAAAAACAAAATTGGAATTGGCCTACTTTGAAGCCTTGCATCAGCAGCTTCAATCAGCGTCACCCAGAGATATAGAGGAGATTCGCGAAGAACTTCAGGAAGAAGGATACATTCGGCAAAAAAAGAAAAAAGGCATGAAAAAACCTGCAAATGCAAAACCGCAGCTTGAAACATATTATGCTACAGATGGAGATCTCATTTTTGTCGGAAAGAATAATAAACAAAATGATTACCTAACCAATAAGTTTGCACGCCGTGATGAAATATGGCTTCATACCAAAGATATACCTGGCTCACATGTTGTGATTCGAAATGAAGCGCCAAGTGAAGAAACGATAAAAGAGGCAGCCGTATTAGCAGCTTTCTTCAGTAAAGCTAAGCAATCGAGCTCAGTGCCCGTTGACTTCACACAAGTTCGCCATGTTAAGAAACCGAATGGTTCCAAGCCCGGGTTCGTGATCTATGAGCAGCAGCAGACCGTATATATTACACCTGATGCCGATACCGTCATACGCTTAAAGGAAGCGGTAAAGGAGTAA
- a CDS encoding dihydroorotate dehydrogenase electron transfer subunit, with protein sequence MIKKERMKVLNHKELAPSIFELTLQGELVSEMKQPGQFVQVKTTEGTEPLLRRPISISSYNSSEKQFTMIYRAEGKGTTLLSQRKEAEAVDILGPLGNGFPVHEAKKGETALLVGGGIGVPPLYQLSQMLVAKGVKVIHVLGFQTKSAIFYEKEFSELGDTHIATVDGSYGTRGFVTTVIDNLEQEFATIFSCGPTPMLRALEAGYREKKLYLSLEERMGCGIGACFACVCHTGDDPTGFSYKKVCSDGPVFRAGEVVL encoded by the coding sequence ATGATCAAGAAGGAACGAATGAAGGTGTTAAATCATAAGGAGCTGGCCCCATCCATCTTTGAACTTACTCTGCAAGGTGAATTAGTTTCAGAGATGAAGCAACCAGGCCAGTTTGTCCAGGTCAAGACTACAGAAGGCACTGAGCCATTGTTAAGACGCCCGATTTCAATTTCTTCTTACAACAGCAGTGAAAAACAGTTCACGATGATATACCGGGCTGAAGGGAAAGGAACGACGCTGTTATCACAGCGTAAAGAGGCGGAAGCGGTCGATATTCTTGGACCCCTTGGCAACGGATTTCCCGTTCATGAGGCCAAAAAGGGAGAAACGGCATTATTGGTTGGCGGCGGGATTGGTGTCCCGCCCCTGTATCAACTATCACAGATGTTGGTTGCGAAAGGTGTAAAGGTAATCCATGTATTGGGCTTCCAGACCAAGTCCGCCATCTTTTACGAAAAAGAATTCAGTGAATTGGGTGATACCCATATAGCCACGGTGGATGGTTCATATGGGACAAGAGGATTTGTTACGACTGTAATAGACAACCTGGAGCAAGAATTTGCAACGATCTTTTCCTGCGGGCCTACACCAATGTTAAGAGCGTTGGAAGCGGGCTATCGTGAGAAAAAGCTTTACCTGTCCCTCGAGGAAAGGATGGGCTGCGGCATCGGTGCATGCTTTGCCTGCGTGTGTCATACAGGGGATGATCCCACTGGTTTCAGTTATAAAAAGGTATGCAGCGATGGACCCGTATTCCGGGCAGGAGAGGTGGTACTATGA
- a CDS encoding dihydroorotate dehydrogenase codes for MSRLSVELPGLHLKNPVMPASGCFGFGREYSQFFDLDILGAIMIKATTPEPRFGNPTPRVAETSSGMLNAIGLQNPGLEKVISEELAWLGGYDVPIIANVAGSQIADYVKVAREISKVGNVKALELNISCPNVKEGGIAFGTVPEVAKEVTKAVKEVSSVPVYVKLSPNVSDIVEMAKAVEEGGADGLTMINTLVGMRLDLKTGKPILSNRTGGLSGPAIKPVALRMIYEVSQQVSIPIIGMGGIATAEDVIEFFYAGASAVAVGTANFVDPFVCPTIIEELPKLLDELGFDHISECTGRSWKQNETVTNYRS; via the coding sequence ATGAGCAGGCTTTCAGTTGAATTACCAGGATTACATTTGAAAAATCCAGTCATGCCAGCATCTGGATGCTTTGGATTCGGCCGTGAATACAGTCAATTTTTCGACTTGGATATTCTTGGGGCGATCATGATCAAAGCGACCACCCCTGAGCCGAGGTTCGGTAACCCTACTCCGCGTGTTGCGGAAACCTCTTCGGGAATGTTGAACGCCATCGGTCTGCAGAATCCAGGTTTAGAAAAGGTCATCAGTGAAGAACTGGCCTGGCTAGGTGGGTATGATGTTCCCATCATCGCCAACGTTGCAGGTTCTCAAATAGCAGACTATGTAAAGGTTGCCAGGGAAATAAGCAAGGTCGGGAATGTAAAAGCACTTGAATTGAATATCTCTTGTCCGAATGTAAAAGAAGGAGGCATAGCTTTCGGTACGGTACCGGAAGTTGCCAAAGAAGTAACCAAGGCGGTCAAGGAAGTATCTTCCGTTCCTGTATATGTGAAGCTTTCACCGAATGTCAGTGATATTGTGGAAATGGCCAAAGCTGTAGAAGAAGGCGGGGCCGACGGGCTGACAATGATAAATACATTAGTCGGCATGCGGTTGGATTTAAAGACTGGTAAACCGATTCTTTCGAACAGAACGGGAGGTTTATCTGGCCCTGCAATAAAACCTGTTGCGCTCCGGATGATTTATGAGGTAAGCCAGCAAGTGTCGATTCCAATAATCGGAATGGGCGGCATCGCTACAGCGGAAGACGTCATTGAATTTTTCTATGCGGGTGCCAGTGCTGTTGCGGTGGGAACCGCGAACTTCGTGGATCCCTTTGTATGCCCGACCATCATTGAAGAATTACCGAAATTGTTGGATGAGCTGGGATTTGACCATATTTCAGAATGTACCGGAAGGAGCTGGAAGCAGAATGAAACAGTCACTAATTATCGCTCTTGA
- the carB gene encoding carbamoyl-phosphate synthase large subunit: protein MPKRTDIKSILVIGSGPIVIGQAAEFDYAGTQACIALKEEGYRVILINSNPATIMTDTEMADAVYIEPITLEFVSKIIRKERPDALLPTLGGQTGLNMAVELAESGILEECNVQILGTKLSAIQQAEDRDLFRTLMNDLGEPVPDSDIIHNLEEAYTFVERVGYPVIVRPAFTLGGTGGGICDNEEQLIEIVEGGLKSSPVHQCLLEKSIAGFKEVEYEVMRDSNDNAIVVCNMENFDPVGVHTGDSIVAAPSQTLSDREYQMLRNTSLKIIRALKIEGGCNVQLALDPNSYQYYVIEVNPRVSRSSALASKATGYPIAKLAAKIAVGLTLDEMMNPVTGKTYASFEPALDYVVTKIPRWPFDKFESANRRLGTQMKATGEVMAIGRTFEESILKAVRSLEAGIYHLNLNDEFEDEKIEKRIRKAGDERLFYIGEAIRRGKTIETIHEWSQIDLFFLHKLKKIIDFEKQLKEHSFDCEVLQKAKELGFSDKTIAEIWEVPEIDVYEYRKQQGIIPVYKMVDTCAAEFESETPYFYGTYEDENESIVTDKKSVIVLGSGPIRIGQGVEFDYATVHSVWAIKEAGYEAIIINNNPETVSTDFSISDKLYFEPLTIEDVMHVIDLEKPEGVIVQFGGQTAINLADGLVERGVKILGTSLEDLDRAENRNKFEKALKDLGIPQPKGKTATSVDEAIVIAEDIGYPVLVRPSYVLGGRAMEIVYKQEELLHYMKNAVKINPDHPVLIDRYLTGKEIEVDGISDGETVVIPGIMEHIERAGVHSGDSIAVYPPQNLTEKQKEVIIDYTTRLAKGLNIIGLLNIQYVISNEEVYVIEVNPRSSRTVPFLSKITNVPMANLATKVILGHTLESQGYKSGLVPEQTGVFVKVPVFSFAKLRGVDISLGPEMKSTGEVMGKDSTLEKALYKGLVASGFKIKGHGSVLLTISDKDKQEALLLARRFHNIGFKLIATSGTAALLQQSGIPTAIVGKIGEEGTNLLDVIRNGEAQFVINTLTKGKQPARDGFRIRRESVENGVTCLTSLDTAEAILRVIESMTFSAEAMGKTEKSREVSYI, encoded by the coding sequence ATGCCAAAACGCACTGATATAAAAAGCATCCTAGTAATTGGTTCCGGTCCGATCGTCATCGGACAGGCCGCCGAGTTCGATTATGCAGGAACCCAAGCGTGTATAGCCTTAAAAGAAGAAGGTTATCGAGTGATCCTGATTAACTCTAACCCTGCTACAATCATGACAGACACTGAAATGGCTGACGCGGTTTATATCGAACCGATCACATTGGAATTTGTCAGCAAAATCATTCGTAAAGAGCGCCCGGATGCACTGTTACCTACCTTGGGCGGACAGACTGGCTTGAACATGGCCGTTGAGCTTGCCGAATCAGGAATCCTGGAGGAATGCAATGTCCAGATTCTTGGTACCAAACTTTCGGCTATCCAACAAGCGGAAGACCGTGACCTTTTCCGTACGCTAATGAACGATCTTGGGGAACCAGTGCCTGACAGCGACATTATTCATAACTTGGAAGAAGCTTATACATTCGTTGAACGAGTCGGCTATCCGGTCATTGTTCGTCCAGCCTTCACGCTTGGCGGAACAGGCGGTGGGATTTGTGATAACGAAGAGCAGCTTATCGAGATCGTTGAGGGTGGCCTGAAAAGCAGTCCGGTTCACCAATGTCTGCTTGAGAAGAGCATTGCCGGTTTCAAAGAAGTGGAATATGAAGTGATGCGTGATTCCAATGATAATGCAATAGTCGTTTGTAATATGGAAAACTTCGATCCTGTCGGTGTCCATACAGGCGATTCAATAGTTGCGGCACCAAGCCAAACATTAAGTGACAGAGAGTATCAAATGCTTCGAAATACGTCTTTGAAGATTATCCGGGCCTTGAAAATTGAAGGTGGATGTAATGTTCAGCTTGCGCTAGACCCAAACAGCTATCAATATTATGTCATTGAAGTGAACCCAAGGGTCAGCCGTTCTTCGGCACTTGCTTCAAAAGCTACTGGGTATCCAATTGCAAAGCTAGCAGCAAAGATAGCCGTTGGTTTGACGCTAGATGAAATGATGAACCCTGTCACAGGCAAAACCTATGCCAGCTTTGAACCGGCACTGGACTATGTCGTTACGAAAATTCCGCGCTGGCCTTTCGATAAGTTCGAAAGCGCCAACCGTAGACTTGGGACCCAAATGAAGGCGACCGGAGAAGTCATGGCAATTGGCCGTACATTCGAGGAATCCATCTTAAAAGCTGTCCGTTCCCTTGAAGCGGGTATATACCATCTTAACTTGAATGACGAGTTTGAGGATGAAAAAATAGAGAAACGGATCCGAAAAGCCGGAGATGAACGGTTATTCTATATCGGTGAAGCTATAAGAAGGGGCAAAACGATCGAAACCATTCATGAATGGAGCCAGATCGATTTATTCTTCTTGCATAAGTTGAAAAAGATAATCGACTTTGAAAAGCAGCTTAAAGAACATTCATTTGATTGTGAAGTATTGCAAAAGGCTAAAGAACTAGGGTTTTCTGACAAAACGATCGCGGAAATATGGGAAGTTCCCGAAATTGACGTCTATGAGTACCGGAAACAGCAAGGAATCATCCCTGTTTACAAAATGGTTGATACATGTGCTGCCGAATTCGAATCGGAAACACCGTATTTTTATGGGACATATGAAGATGAGAATGAATCCATCGTTACCGACAAGAAAAGTGTCATTGTTCTGGGATCAGGTCCAATTCGGATCGGGCAAGGAGTAGAGTTTGATTATGCGACCGTACATTCGGTATGGGCCATTAAAGAAGCGGGATATGAAGCGATCATCATCAACAACAATCCCGAAACAGTTTCGACGGATTTCAGTATCTCCGACAAACTTTATTTCGAACCATTGACTATTGAAGATGTCATGCATGTCATCGATTTGGAAAAACCGGAAGGGGTCATCGTCCAGTTTGGCGGACAGACAGCAATCAACCTTGCAGATGGACTAGTTGAAAGAGGAGTGAAAATCCTAGGTACTTCACTTGAAGACCTGGATAGGGCGGAAAATCGCAATAAATTTGAAAAAGCACTTAAGGATTTAGGCATTCCGCAGCCAAAGGGTAAAACCGCAACATCGGTTGATGAAGCGATCGTCATCGCTGAAGATATTGGTTACCCTGTTTTAGTAAGGCCATCGTATGTTCTCGGAGGAAGAGCGATGGAAATCGTCTATAAACAAGAAGAATTGCTGCATTACATGAAAAATGCCGTGAAAATAAATCCGGACCATCCTGTCCTGATAGACCGCTACTTAACGGGTAAGGAAATCGAAGTCGATGGTATTTCCGATGGTGAAACGGTCGTTATCCCTGGAATCATGGAGCATATCGAACGTGCCGGCGTCCATTCAGGTGATTCGATTGCAGTTTATCCGCCGCAAAATTTAACGGAAAAACAAAAAGAAGTAATCATCGACTATACGACCCGATTGGCAAAAGGATTGAATATAATTGGTCTTTTGAACATTCAATATGTCATCAGCAACGAAGAAGTGTATGTAATTGAAGTAAATCCACGTTCGAGCCGGACCGTTCCATTCTTAAGTAAAATTACGAATGTGCCGATGGCTAACTTAGCCACGAAGGTCATCTTGGGCCACACACTAGAAAGCCAAGGTTACAAATCTGGGTTAGTGCCAGAACAAACTGGGGTCTTTGTGAAAGTTCCGGTCTTCTCTTTTGCAAAATTAAGAGGCGTGGACATTTCTCTCGGACCTGAAATGAAATCGACTGGTGAAGTAATGGGGAAAGATAGCACCCTTGAAAAGGCTTTATATAAAGGATTGGTTGCTTCCGGCTTCAAAATTAAGGGGCATGGTTCGGTGTTATTGACGATATCGGATAAAGATAAGCAAGAAGCGCTACTTTTAGCAAGACGTTTCCACAATATCGGTTTCAAGCTGATAGCCACCAGCGGAACTGCGGCCCTATTGCAGCAATCGGGCATCCCGACTGCGATTGTCGGTAAAATTGGCGAAGAAGGTACAAACCTGCTGGATGTTATCCGGAACGGGGAAGCGCAATTTGTCATAAATACTTTGACAAAAGGCAAGCAGCCGGCCCGGGATGGTTTCAGAATCCGACGTGAATCGGTTGAAAATGGAGTGACATGCTTAACATCACTTGATACGGCAGAAGCTATTTTAAGAGTGATAGAATCCATGACCTTCTCGGCAGAAGCAATGGGAAAAACGGAAAAAAGTCGTGAGGTGAGCTATATATGA
- the pyrF gene encoding orotidine-5'-phosphate decarboxylase translates to MKQSLIIALDFPDFIKTEKFLKQFHSEKLAVKVGMELFYQNGPSIISFVKEQGHDVFLDLKLHDIPNTVKMAMTGLATLGADMVNVHAAGGQKMMEAAIEGLDKGTSAGKKRPLCIGVTQLTSTSQEQMNVEQNIAGSLEDSVLHYAKLTKQAGLDGVVCSTHEVKNIHERIGHEFLTVTPGIRNAGGQTHDQKRIATPEQAREFGADAIVVGRAITGAEDPLRAYLDMKAAWEGISC, encoded by the coding sequence ATGAAACAGTCACTAATTATCGCTCTTGATTTCCCTGACTTCATTAAAACGGAGAAATTCCTAAAACAGTTCCACTCGGAAAAACTGGCTGTAAAAGTGGGGATGGAATTATTTTATCAGAATGGACCATCAATAATCTCTTTCGTAAAAGAGCAAGGCCACGATGTGTTTTTGGACTTGAAGCTTCATGATATTCCGAATACGGTCAAAATGGCCATGACAGGATTGGCAACTTTAGGTGCCGACATGGTCAATGTACATGCGGCGGGTGGCCAAAAGATGATGGAAGCAGCCATCGAAGGCCTGGATAAGGGAACTTCCGCTGGTAAAAAGCGTCCATTATGCATAGGGGTTACCCAACTGACGAGCACGTCACAAGAACAAATGAATGTTGAGCAAAACATTGCCGGATCTCTGGAGGATTCGGTCCTCCATTATGCAAAACTTACTAAACAGGCAGGTTTGGATGGCGTCGTCTGTTCCACCCATGAAGTAAAGAACATACATGAACGCATCGGTCATGAATTTTTAACGGTCACACCTGGAATCCGAAATGCAGGAGGACAGACGCATGATCAAAAGAGAATTGCCACGCCTGAACAGGCTAGGGAATTTGGAGCGGATGCCATCGTTGTAGGAAGAGCCATAACGGGGGCGGAAGATCCATTAAGGGCGTATTTGGATATGAAAGCAGCTTGGGAGGGAATATCATGTTAA
- a CDS encoding carbamoyl phosphate synthase small subunit: protein MKRQLILEDGTVFLGEAFGGDVEKIGEVVFNTGMTGYQEILSDPSYCGQIVTLTYPLIGNYGINRDDFESINPAIAGFVVKETAELPSNWRNQLSLDEYLKMKNIPGISGIDTRKLTRIIRKSGALKGALCNINKDANEVVSQLKATVIPSNQVKQVSTKAPYSSPGRGPRVVLVDYGMKHGILRELTKRGCDVVVVPYNVTAEEVMQYHPDGVMLSNGPGDPKSVHETLEMIRTIQTQVPLFGICLGHQLFALANGADTAKLKFGHRGSNHPVRDLRTGKVSITSQNHGYTVEELSIESTDLIVTHTALNDDTIEGLRHKKYPAFTVQYHPEASPGPEDANYLFNEFLPMIEAATNKGEKTCQNALI from the coding sequence ATGAAAAGACAGCTAATTTTAGAAGATGGGACAGTATTCCTTGGGGAAGCATTTGGAGGGGACGTAGAAAAAATAGGTGAAGTCGTTTTTAACACAGGAATGACGGGATACCAAGAGATTCTATCCGATCCATCGTATTGCGGTCAAATCGTTACACTTACGTATCCATTAATCGGGAACTACGGGATAAACCGGGATGACTTTGAATCCATCAATCCAGCCATAGCAGGATTCGTCGTTAAGGAAACAGCAGAACTTCCTTCCAACTGGCGAAACCAATTATCACTAGATGAATATCTGAAAATGAAGAACATACCTGGAATAAGCGGAATAGATACGAGAAAGCTGACAAGAATCATCAGGAAATCAGGTGCACTTAAAGGGGCGCTTTGCAATATCAATAAAGATGCAAATGAAGTGGTTTCCCAATTGAAAGCAACGGTGATTCCTTCTAATCAGGTAAAACAGGTTTCAACAAAAGCACCTTATTCCAGCCCGGGCAGAGGCCCGCGGGTAGTTCTTGTAGACTACGGCATGAAGCACGGGATTTTACGTGAGTTGACGAAGCGCGGCTGTGATGTCGTGGTTGTGCCTTATAACGTCACGGCCGAAGAAGTGATGCAATATCATCCGGATGGCGTGATGCTTTCAAACGGTCCTGGAGATCCGAAAAGTGTTCATGAGACGCTCGAAATGATCCGTACAATCCAAACGCAAGTGCCGTTATTCGGAATCTGTTTAGGACATCAATTATTCGCACTTGCAAACGGGGCGGATACAGCAAAATTAAAATTCGGCCATCGAGGTTCGAATCATCCGGTTAGGGACCTTCGTACCGGAAAAGTATCCATCACATCTCAAAATCATGGATATACAGTTGAAGAGCTTTCCATAGAAAGTACAGATCTTATTGTGACACATACAGCATTGAATGACGATACGATTGAAGGTCTGCGCCATAAAAAGTATCCGGCTTTCACCGTACAATATCACCCGGAAGCATCACCAGGTCCGGAAGATGCCAACTACTTATTCAATGAATTCTTACCAATGATTGAAGCTGCAACCAACAAGGGGGAAAAAACATGCCAAAACGCACTGATATAA